A single genomic interval of Polaribacter vadi harbors:
- a CDS encoding glycoside hydrolase family 31 protein: MKLTNHQFFDFLDFDTNLPLEQGISRLWKACKPIAINQSDLGIVLTVPFQCQLLSNEIAPDTSVEQKNYQVYLRAFGSKILRVSIGFDKEIMQTSDMLDIASDVKETKLSFEKSQEVWVVKDAEGVKRAVFNLSDSEIDYWSDLLPNPEESMEATFYPDGKKEVVVSAYDQFFPNRMDAMCLSFIEKNGKPNKASISFHAKADEKFVGTGERFSKMDLSGHTFQLKNQDGQGVNNKRTYKNIPFYLSSEMYGMFLHTSSYCKFSMADFSTRSVQLLVEEPILDIFLIGEDTPEKIIYQYKKLTGFPVVPPLWSFGVWMSKMTYFSEDEVNEICDRLRNEDFPCDVIHLDTGWFKTDWLCEWKFNSERFPDPERFVSNLKKNGYRVSLWQMPYISEQAEQYEEAKNENYIGTLNGQVLQGGSNFSTLDYAGTIDFTNPKAVEWYKDLLRKLLKMGVACIKTDFGEEIHLDADYQNMAPEFLNNLYALLYQKAAFEVTQEVRGEGVVWARAGWAGCQRYPIHWGGDAAASWDGMAGSLKGGLHLGLSGFGFWSHDVPGFHGVPNFMNSIIPDDLYVRWTQFGVFTSHIRYHGTSKREPYYYPKIASTIRKWWKLRYALLPYIIKQGEKTTSTGFPVLRALLMHHQDDKMCWHLDDQYYFGDDFLIAPMMNSENKRDVYLPEGNWINFFTGEYFKGQQWLKSFEAPMQDMPVWIKQNTILPIYPEAVNCTDEMDMNKVAQIKIDKSFKGIWNHIDFIE; encoded by the coding sequence ATGAAACTAACTAACCATCAGTTTTTTGATTTTCTAGATTTTGATACAAATTTACCTCTAGAACAAGGAATATCAAGACTTTGGAAAGCCTGTAAACCAATAGCTATAAATCAAAGTGATTTAGGTATTGTGTTAACAGTGCCATTTCAATGTCAATTATTATCAAATGAAATAGCGCCAGATACTTCTGTAGAACAGAAAAATTATCAAGTCTATTTACGAGCTTTTGGTAGTAAAATATTAAGAGTAAGTATAGGTTTTGATAAAGAAATAATGCAAACATCTGATATGTTAGACATAGCTTCTGACGTAAAAGAAACAAAATTAAGTTTTGAAAAGTCTCAAGAAGTTTGGGTTGTAAAAGATGCAGAGGGAGTTAAACGTGCAGTCTTTAACTTATCAGATTCCGAAATTGATTATTGGAGTGATTTACTACCAAATCCAGAAGAATCTATGGAAGCTACTTTTTATCCTGATGGTAAAAAAGAAGTTGTGGTAAGTGCATACGATCAATTTTTTCCAAACAGAATGGATGCTATGTGTCTTTCTTTTATAGAAAAAAATGGAAAACCTAATAAAGCGTCTATTTCATTTCATGCAAAAGCAGATGAAAAATTTGTAGGTACAGGAGAACGTTTTTCTAAAATGGATTTGTCTGGTCATACATTTCAACTTAAAAATCAAGATGGACAAGGTGTAAATAATAAAAGAACTTATAAAAATATTCCATTCTATTTGTCTAGCGAAATGTATGGAATGTTTTTGCATACATCATCCTATTGCAAATTTTCTATGGCAGATTTTTCTACAAGATCTGTTCAATTATTAGTTGAAGAACCCATTTTAGATATTTTTTTGATAGGAGAAGATACTCCAGAAAAAATAATTTATCAATATAAAAAACTTACAGGTTTTCCTGTTGTTCCTCCACTTTGGAGTTTTGGAGTTTGGATGAGTAAAATGACATATTTCTCTGAAGATGAGGTGAATGAAATATGTGATCGATTGAGAAATGAAGATTTTCCTTGTGATGTAATTCATTTAGACACTGGCTGGTTTAAAACAGATTGGTTGTGCGAATGGAAATTTAATTCAGAAAGATTTCCTGATCCAGAAAGATTTGTATCAAACTTAAAAAAGAATGGATATAGAGTAAGTCTTTGGCAAATGCCATACATTTCTGAGCAAGCAGAACAATATGAAGAGGCTAAAAATGAAAATTATATAGGTACTTTAAATGGTCAAGTTTTACAAGGAGGTTCAAATTTTAGCACACTAGACTACGCAGGAACCATAGATTTTACAAACCCAAAAGCGGTAGAATGGTATAAAGATTTGTTACGGAAATTGCTAAAAATGGGTGTTGCTTGTATAAAAACCGATTTCGGTGAAGAGATTCATTTAGACGCAGATTACCAAAACATGGCACCAGAATTTCTAAACAATTTGTATGCGTTATTATATCAAAAAGCGGCCTTTGAAGTTACACAAGAAGTAAGAGGAGAAGGAGTTGTTTGGGCTAGAGCAGGTTGGGCAGGTTGCCAACGCTATCCTATTCATTGGGGGGGTGATGCAGCTGCTTCTTGGGATGGAATGGCAGGTTCATTAAAAGGCGGCCTTCATTTAGGATTGTCTGGGTTTGGTTTTTGGAGTCATGATGTACCTGGTTTTCATGGAGTACCTAATTTTATGAATTCTATAATCCCTGATGATTTATATGTAAGATGGACGCAATTTGGTGTTTTTACTTCACATATTCGTTATCATGGAACATCAAAAAGAGAACCTTATTATTATCCAAAAATAGCATCTACTATTAGAAAATGGTGGAAATTGCGTTATGCATTACTTCCATACATTATTAAGCAAGGAGAAAAAACTACATCCACAGGTTTTCCTGTCTTAAGAGCTTTATTAATGCATCATCAAGATGATAAAATGTGTTGGCATTTAGATGATCAATATTATTTTGGAGATGATTTTTTAATAGCTCCAATGATGAATTCAGAAAACAAAAGAGATGTTTATTTACCAGAAGGTAATTGGATTAATTTTTTTACTGGAGAGTATTTTAAAGGACAACAATGGTTAAAGTCATTTGAAGCACCTATGCAAGATATGCCAGTTTGGATTAAACAAAACACAATACTTCCTATTTATCCAGAAGCTGTAAATTGTACAGATGAGATGGATATGAATAAAGTAGCGCAAATAAAAATAGATAAAAGCTTTAAAGGAATTTGGAATCATATAGATTTTATAGAATAG
- a CDS encoding L-rhamnose mutarotase, with amino-acid sequence MKLNKCLNTLLILLFLCVECAYSATEIWVSENGKDTNIGNKENPLATLNMALRKARNMRRLNDPSIKDGIHIILMDGTYFLDEPVFIRSEDSGTKESPTIIQSQSGAKPILSGGLEISGWQPTQTSINGVEAGKIWVTDAPKKAGSLLEYRQLWINEKKGVRAKSTSGTKMERILSWDKKSETCWIPYKDKSIKFEPGMEMFIIQWWAIANLRIKDIEVQKDSAKVYFEQPESRIQSEHPWPAPWISKNNGNSAFYLNNAKSLLNEPGEWYVDKQNAKIYYYPREGENIATIKVMAPVLENLLEIKGTIDFPVHHVFFKGISFEYSNWLRPSKQGHVPLQAGMYLLDAYKLKTPGTPDKASLENQAWVGRPRAAVEVNFANNLEFESCRFEHLSSTGLDLIKGTNHNTVKGNLFKDIGGSAINIGVFSEEGFEAHLPYNPKDERVVSSDEVISDNLITNVTNEDWGTIGIAAGFVKNLTIKHNEISDVSYSGISLGWGWTPTLSVMRNNKIIANKIHHYAKHLHDVAGVYTLSSQPDSRIEENYIDKVYHSPYAHDPFLWLYLYTDEGTSYFTIKNNWIPVEKNLRNNNGPAGNIWKDNNAYVSETIKNNAGIRAPYKSDLQKEVVIDESWGMQKLPDPVVVELIGTDFDVAKIKSTIKGFRIVDQQLYQWKNHLVIYGKLNQPERVKRKLSLAFPKLKIKIYENPIYDFKKIDRCEKSKPESEWDHIILTANLVKNKKLQQEYLDYHKTQFEKWPEVSKGFCNADFQQLQVFKTDSQLMLIISIPKGESLDKLNPKTRENNPRVNEWNALMKKYQTGIKGTKRKEIWVFLKKIAN; translated from the coding sequence ATGAAGTTGAATAAATGCTTGAACACCCTTTTAATCCTGTTGTTTTTATGTGTTGAATGTGCATATAGTGCTACCGAAATTTGGGTTAGTGAAAACGGAAAAGACACAAATATTGGTAACAAAGAAAATCCGTTAGCAACTTTAAATATGGCTTTAAGAAAAGCCAGGAATATGCGTCGTTTAAACGACCCATCTATAAAAGATGGTATTCATATTATTTTAATGGATGGTACTTATTTTTTGGATGAACCAGTTTTTATTAGATCTGAAGATTCTGGTACAAAAGAAAGTCCAACAATTATACAGTCTCAATCTGGAGCAAAACCTATTTTAAGTGGAGGGTTAGAAATAAGCGGATGGCAACCTACACAGACCTCTATAAATGGAGTAGAAGCTGGAAAAATTTGGGTTACAGATGCACCTAAAAAAGCGGGCTCTCTATTGGAATACAGACAATTGTGGATTAATGAAAAAAAAGGAGTAAGAGCAAAAAGCACTTCTGGTACTAAAATGGAAAGAATTTTATCTTGGGATAAAAAGTCTGAGACTTGCTGGATTCCGTATAAAGATAAGTCAATTAAGTTTGAACCTGGAATGGAAATGTTTATCATACAATGGTGGGCAATTGCTAATTTACGTATTAAAGATATAGAAGTTCAAAAAGATAGTGCAAAGGTATATTTTGAGCAACCAGAAAGTAGAATTCAAAGTGAACACCCATGGCCTGCACCTTGGATTTCGAAAAATAATGGAAATTCTGCATTTTATCTAAACAATGCAAAGTCTTTATTAAACGAACCAGGAGAATGGTATGTAGATAAACAAAATGCAAAAATTTATTATTACCCTAGAGAAGGAGAAAATATTGCTACAATAAAAGTAATGGCGCCTGTTTTAGAAAACCTTTTAGAAATAAAAGGAACTATAGATTTTCCCGTTCATCATGTATTTTTTAAAGGTATTTCTTTTGAGTATAGCAATTGGTTAAGGCCTTCTAAACAAGGGCATGTACCATTGCAAGCAGGTATGTATTTATTAGATGCTTATAAGTTGAAAACTCCAGGAACTCCAGATAAAGCAAGTTTAGAAAATCAAGCTTGGGTTGGCAGGCCAAGAGCTGCTGTAGAAGTTAATTTTGCTAATAATTTAGAATTTGAATCTTGTCGTTTTGAGCATTTATCTTCAACAGGATTAGATTTAATTAAAGGTACAAATCATAACACAGTAAAAGGGAATTTATTTAAAGATATTGGTGGAAGCGCTATAAACATTGGTGTTTTTTCTGAAGAGGGTTTTGAAGCACATTTGCCATACAATCCAAAAGACGAAAGAGTTGTAAGTTCTGATGAAGTAATTTCTGATAATTTAATTACCAATGTTACAAATGAAGATTGGGGAACTATTGGTATTGCAGCTGGTTTTGTGAAGAACTTAACTATAAAACATAATGAAATTTCTGATGTTTCTTACTCTGGAATTTCTTTAGGATGGGGTTGGACACCAACTTTAAGTGTTATGCGCAACAATAAAATTATTGCAAATAAAATACATCATTATGCTAAACATTTGCATGATGTTGCTGGTGTTTATACACTCTCCTCTCAGCCAGATAGTAGAATAGAAGAAAATTATATAGATAAAGTATATCATAGTCCGTATGCACATGATCCTTTTTTGTGGCTGTATTTGTATACAGACGAAGGGACTTCTTATTTTACTATTAAAAATAATTGGATTCCAGTTGAGAAAAATTTAAGAAATAATAATGGTCCTGCAGGAAATATTTGGAAAGATAACAACGCATATGTTAGCGAAACCATTAAAAATAATGCAGGTATTAGAGCTCCTTATAAAAGTGATTTACAAAAGGAAGTTGTTATAGATGAGTCTTGGGGGATGCAAAAATTACCAGATCCTGTTGTTGTAGAATTAATAGGTACTGATTTTGATGTTGCTAAAATTAAATCAACAATTAAAGGATTTAGAATTGTAGATCAACAATTATATCAATGGAAAAATCATTTAGTGATTTATGGAAAATTGAATCAACCAGAAAGAGTAAAAAGGAAATTGTCTTTAGCTTTCCCAAAACTTAAAATTAAAATTTACGAAAATCCTATTTATGATTTTAAAAAAATTGATAGATGTGAAAAATCTAAGCCAGAATCAGAATGGGATCATATTATACTAACAGCTAATTTAGTTAAAAATAAAAAGCTGCAGCAAGAGTATTTAGACTATCATAAAACACAATTTGAAAAATGGCCAGAAGTTTCTAAAGGCTTTTGTAATGCAGATTTTCAACAATTACAAGTTTTTAAAACAGATAGCCAATTAATGTTAATTATAAGCATCCCTAAAGGAGAAAGTTTAGATAAGTTAAATCCTAAAACAAGAGAAAACAACCCTCGTGTAAACGAATGGAATGCGTTAATGAAAAAATATCAAACAGGAATTAAAGGCACAAAAAGAAAAGAAATTTGGGTGTTTTTAAAGAAAATAGCCAATTAA
- a CDS encoding AraC family transcriptional regulator: protein MESLNNTDDSSKKKNSGNSGIWWHKNNLGPLKKLPYIMQFGCMKFSKVRMDETMLPHLNDGIEIHFVNSGKYKWVVDENEIELLPESLSITTPWQLNGSSTGKMDIGKINWIVIKPEEFDLKKPLKLGSWSKLTKEFQENLGTMMINENTLVLEKTKVFKKYFVELQNELLNQEEGFEIMVGNIIENFFIDLHRHLSFRKQKTDEDDHFIEKLTQLVTNDLNKKWIIDDLAYKFGMGKTKFTYEVKKLTGYPPNSFIINLKIEKAIDLIKNNKEMNMSDIAFACGFSSLQHFTSTFSQRVGISPGKYKS, encoded by the coding sequence ATGGAAAGTTTGAATAATACTGATGATTCTTCAAAAAAAAAGAACTCTGGTAACTCTGGTATTTGGTGGCATAAGAATAATTTAGGACCACTAAAAAAACTACCTTATATCATGCAATTTGGCTGCATGAAATTTTCTAAAGTTAGAATGGATGAAACGATGTTACCTCATTTAAATGATGGCATAGAAATACATTTTGTTAACAGTGGTAAATATAAATGGGTTGTAGATGAAAATGAAATAGAACTTTTACCAGAGAGTTTATCAATTACTACACCATGGCAATTAAATGGTAGTTCTACAGGTAAAATGGATATTGGTAAAATAAATTGGATTGTTATAAAACCAGAAGAGTTTGATCTTAAGAAACCTTTAAAACTTGGTTCTTGGTCTAAATTAACAAAAGAGTTTCAAGAAAATCTTGGAACAATGATGATTAACGAAAACACCTTAGTTTTAGAAAAAACAAAGGTTTTTAAAAAATATTTTGTCGAACTGCAAAACGAATTACTAAATCAAGAAGAAGGTTTTGAAATAATGGTTGGTAATATTATCGAGAATTTTTTTATTGATTTGCACAGACATTTATCTTTTAGAAAACAAAAAACAGATGAAGATGATCATTTTATTGAGAAATTAACCCAACTTGTTACCAATGATTTAAATAAAAAATGGATTATTGATGATTTGGCTTATAAATTTGGAATGGGTAAAACTAAATTTACCTATGAAGTAAAAAAACTAACAGGATATCCTCCAAATAGTTTTATTATCAATTTAAAAATTGAAAAAGCGATTGATTTGATAAAAAACAATAAAGAAATGAATATGTCTGACATCGCCTTTGCTTGCGGATTTTCATCATTACAACATTTTACTTCAACCTTTTCTCAGCGTGTTGGAATAAGTCCTGGAAAGTATAAAAGCTAA